A genome region from Deltaproteobacteria bacterium includes the following:
- a CDS encoding SDR family oxidoreductase yields the protein MNIKGTNFLVTGGNRGIGLAVAEMAAQSGAHVYLAARSFDGNLEVKLKSLGAASVHLMICDLGTKESVENLCIYLRELQIDILFNNAGLLTGGLIEEQPLDEIYSMFQVNVNALVHLSRAVIPGMIKRGRGKIVNNASVSAFMHFPCASTYSASKAAVVAFTDSIEAELSETGVSTLCLITPGVKTRMFDEIETKYAKNFEVPKNSISTEEYALKIKAAIESDDKYLLPDGATSVGLWIARYLSPIFRSVIKKKFKR from the coding sequence ATGAATATTAAAGGCACAAATTTTCTAGTAACCGGTGGAAATAGAGGAATTGGGCTTGCCGTAGCTGAAATGGCGGCTCAAAGTGGAGCCCATGTTTACCTTGCCGCCAGATCATTTGATGGAAACCTTGAGGTAAAGTTAAAATCTCTTGGTGCTGCCTCCGTTCATTTGATGATTTGTGATCTTGGCACAAAAGAAAGTGTCGAAAACCTTTGTATTTATCTAAGAGAACTTCAGATCGATATTCTTTTTAACAATGCAGGTCTTTTGACAGGTGGCCTTATCGAAGAGCAACCCTTAGATGAGATCTACTCAATGTTTCAAGTCAATGTGAATGCACTCGTTCATTTAAGTCGAGCCGTTATTCCAGGAATGATTAAACGCGGTCGTGGTAAAATTGTAAATAACGCTAGCGTTTCAGCTTTTATGCACTTTCCCTGCGCCTCAACTTACTCCGCATCAAAAGCTGCTGTGGTGGCTTTTACAGATTCTATAGAAGCAGAGTTATCTGAAACAGGCGTCTCAACATTATGCTTAATCACTCCTGGAGTTAAAACCAGAATGTTTGATGAGATTGAAACAAAATATGCAAAAAATTTTGAGGTCCCAAAAAACTCGATCTCAACTGAAGAATACGCTTTAAAAATTAAGGCAGCCATAGAGTCTGATGACAAATATCTGCTCCCCGATGGGGCCACATCTGTTGGACTATGGATAGCAAGGTATTTGAGTCCCATTTTTCGTTCGGTGATAAAGAAGAAGTTTAAACGGTAA
- a CDS encoding DUF3833 domain-containing protein, whose product MRSFFIMASLLAIISGCTTAQVQDYKNQKPILLLEDYLSGNLEAHGFFQDRSGMIVKRFKVLMKGTWNGNSGTLDEDFEYSDGKKSKRVWNLKKEKDGKYSGTASDVVGTAEGESAGNAFRWKYTLDLPVGDKSYHVQFDDWMYLLDDGIMINKSKMSKFGFYLGEVTLVFFKRKL is encoded by the coding sequence ATGAGGAGTTTTTTTATTATGGCAAGCCTATTAGCAATAATTTCAGGCTGTACAACAGCTCAAGTGCAAGACTACAAAAATCAAAAGCCCATACTGTTGCTTGAAGACTACTTGAGCGGCAATCTCGAAGCTCATGGTTTTTTTCAAGACAGATCTGGCATGATCGTCAAACGATTTAAGGTTCTAATGAAGGGGACATGGAATGGCAACTCAGGAACTTTGGACGAAGACTTCGAATATTCCGACGGTAAAAAATCAAAGCGCGTTTGGAACCTAAAAAAAGAAAAAGATGGTAAATATTCAGGAACAGCATCTGATGTTGTAGGAACTGCTGAAGGTGAATCAGCAGGAAACGCGTTTCGATGGAAATACACTTTAGATTTGCCTGTAGGAGACAAAAGTTATCATGTCCAATTTGATGACTGGATGTACCTGTTAGACGACGGAATCATGATAAACAAATCCAAAATGAGTAAGTTCGGGTTTTACTTAGGAGAAGTAACGTTGGTGTTTTTTAAGAGGAAATTATGA
- a CDS encoding cupin domain-containing protein — translation MKHHPSNEVLRKFAAAELNESLSSVISAHIEQCSMCLNSVASFEKALASDMYSSSPASPDSLDEIWLNISSQLDSSKNEQANFFDFSKPTEIVVGDQRFEMPRSLRHLSLTSLKWMSFGQRGKIARLKGNESNSLLLIYLGPNEEVPPHSHSGAEYSYVISGSFAAAGSEFETGDFSFSDHTVVHSPKATSPDGCLLLSNVEEPLYFFRGMLKPLNRIFWRFLNWKFDHL, via the coding sequence ATGAAGCACCATCCTTCAAATGAAGTATTAAGAAAATTTGCGGCTGCAGAACTCAATGAGTCTCTATCCTCGGTCATATCTGCACACATTGAGCAATGCTCGATGTGTTTAAATTCAGTGGCTTCGTTTGAAAAAGCTTTGGCCTCTGACATGTATTCAAGTTCTCCAGCTTCGCCAGACTCGCTCGACGAGATTTGGCTGAATATTTCAAGTCAGCTAGATTCCAGTAAGAATGAACAAGCAAATTTTTTTGACTTCAGCAAACCTACCGAAATTGTAGTTGGCGACCAAAGGTTTGAAATGCCTCGTAGTCTGCGCCATTTAAGTCTAACTAGTTTGAAGTGGATGTCTTTTGGTCAGCGAGGAAAAATTGCAAGACTGAAAGGAAATGAAAGTAACTCCTTACTTCTGATCTATCTAGGACCAAATGAGGAGGTGCCTCCTCATTCACATTCCGGGGCTGAATATAGCTATGTCATTTCTGGAAGTTTTGCCGCTGCGGGATCTGAGTTCGAAACTGGAGATTTTTCATTTTCTGATCATACCGTTGTCCACTCGCCTAAAGCGACTAGTCCTGATGGATGTCTCTTATTGAGTAACGTTGAAGAACCGCTTTATTTTTTCCGGGGAATGCTAAAACCATTAAACCGGATTTTTTGGAGATTTTTAAACTGGAAATTTGACCATTTGTAA
- a CDS encoding sigma-70 family RNA polymerase sigma factor, with protein sequence MNQPSQILDFDALMNRVKEHRCRESFQQLFKAFFGNVVAYLKRSRVEEQKASDLAQEVFISVWNKSELFDSSKGTFKVWMYTIVRNLKFDHFRSKKRDVLNLSSKDIYEMSDDISDNFKDEHLIIDKDIRIRVSLLPQEQRDAVDSIYLQGYSQSEYAELRSLPLGTVKSRVRLAFAQLRNRLEDK encoded by the coding sequence ATGAACCAGCCATCTCAAATTCTAGATTTCGATGCCTTAATGAATCGGGTCAAAGAACATCGCTGTCGAGAATCATTTCAACAGTTGTTCAAGGCTTTTTTTGGAAATGTCGTTGCTTATTTAAAGCGCTCTCGGGTTGAAGAACAAAAAGCCTCCGATTTAGCTCAAGAGGTGTTTATTTCCGTTTGGAATAAATCTGAACTCTTTGATTCAAGCAAAGGCACGTTTAAAGTATGGATGTATACCATTGTCAGAAATCTAAAATTTGATCATTTTCGATCAAAAAAAAGAGATGTCTTAAATCTTTCATCCAAAGATATTTATGAAATGAGTGATGATATCTCTGATAACTTTAAAGACGAACACTTAATTATCGATAAGGATATTCGAATCCGCGTAAGCTTACTACCTCAAGAACAACGGGATGCGGTTGATTCCATATATCTCCAAGGATATTCGCAATCTGAGTACGCCGAGCTTCGCAGTTTGCCTCTCGGGACTGTAAAATCGAGAGTTCGACTAGCTTTTGCTCAATTAAGGAACCGATTGGAGGACAAATGA
- a CDS encoding TIGR01777 family oxidoreductase yields the protein MRILVTGASGLIGKNLIRNSLSLGHQVYALVRSPDKFFMLPKKNVIAWNHNEIPDLSDLDPLDAIVHLAGESIADSYWTKDRKKSIAESRIIGTRNLVLAVKRLPPDKRPKAFISGSAIGYYGYQRKEILDESATSGTDFLAKVCIEWEAEALAAENLKMRVVVPRTGIVISREGGALAKMPPIQISDGQHWMSWIHIKDMVQILQLMIEDETISGPVNCVTPNPLRNRDFVGLLAEFHKVPLIGSVPRFVLSLVLGEAASVIVSSLSVQPKFLNDKGFQFQFPDLKSALQEELKDWNRLDNSLFKDQFVPLKPDQIFPFFSKAENLETLTPPWLNFKIKAKSNEFLKKESVIDYKLKIHGVSVYWRTLISDWKNNEFFVDEQIKGPYSKWHHLHLFEPVPGGCLLRDEVTYQIPGSLVGKLLLGRWIEKTVNKIFSFRQKRIEEITKLGQLQ from the coding sequence ATGCGAATACTGGTAACAGGTGCCTCTGGATTGATTGGAAAAAATTTAATTAGAAATTCATTGAGCCTGGGCCATCAAGTCTACGCGCTTGTTCGTAGTCCTGATAAATTTTTTATGCTTCCTAAGAAAAATGTCATTGCATGGAATCATAATGAAATTCCTGATTTGTCGGACCTGGATCCGCTGGATGCCATTGTGCATTTAGCAGGTGAAAGTATTGCTGATTCCTATTGGACTAAAGACCGTAAAAAAAGTATTGCTGAATCAAGAATAATTGGCACAAGAAACTTAGTTTTGGCCGTCAAGAGATTGCCTCCTGACAAAAGACCTAAAGCTTTCATTTCTGGATCGGCAATTGGATACTATGGTTATCAAAGAAAAGAGATTTTGGATGAATCAGCGACATCGGGAACAGATTTTTTAGCCAAGGTTTGCATTGAGTGGGAAGCAGAAGCACTTGCTGCCGAAAATTTAAAGATGCGTGTTGTGGTACCTCGGACGGGAATTGTTATTTCGCGTGAGGGTGGCGCTCTTGCTAAAATGCCGCCGATTCAAATTTCTGACGGTCAACACTGGATGAGCTGGATTCATATCAAGGATATGGTTCAGATTCTGCAGTTGATGATAGAAGATGAAACTATTTCCGGTCCTGTAAACTGTGTTACTCCCAATCCTTTACGAAACAGGGATTTTGTAGGCTTGTTAGCTGAATTCCATAAAGTACCACTGATAGGATCAGTCCCTCGCTTTGTTTTGAGTTTGGTATTAGGTGAAGCAGCAAGTGTCATCGTATCAAGCTTGAGCGTTCAGCCAAAATTTTTAAATGATAAAGGGTTTCAATTTCAATTTCCGGATTTAAAGTCAGCTCTCCAAGAAGAACTAAAAGATTGGAATAGGTTAGACAATAGTCTTTTTAAAGATCAATTTGTTCCATTGAAGCCAGATCAAATTTTTCCATTTTTTAGTAAGGCTGAAAACTTAGAAACTCTTACGCCTCCCTGGCTCAATTTTAAAATTAAAGCAAAATCAAATGAATTTTTAAAAAAAGAATCTGTTATCGACTATAAATTAAAAATTCATGGAGTTTCAGTTTATTGGAGAACATTAATCAGCGATTGGAAAAATAATGAATTCTTCGTCGATGAGCAAATAAAAGGACCTTACTCGAAATGGCATCACCTACATTTATTTGAACCTGTTCCTGGAGGTTGTCTTTTGCGTGATGAGGTAACTTACCAGATTCCGGGGTCCTTAGTTGGAAAGTTATTATTAGGTCGATGGATTGAAAAAACTGTCAATAAGATATTTTCCTTCAGGCAAAAGAGAATTGAAGAAATAACTAAACTGGGGCAGTTACAGTGA
- a CDS encoding DUF1295 domain-containing protein — protein sequence MSSVSIFFIGLAFCLLLMLLTWVYAQKMNYYSLVDVVWSYGIGLLTVVFAMTANGTPTKKLIAVVLASCWSIRLGTHLAIRLKSHFPIEDSRYIGLKSKWDKAQFLIFFLFQGLSQALFSLPFLFLVQDKDPSISSLTVVGIFLFAAGFIGESVADKQLHAFRMSPENKGKVCDKGLWKYSRHPNYFFEWIIWCGIAIAAVPSPNGYFAILSPVVMYLTLNFLTGVPATEVQLLKSKGSLYIEYQRKTNRFFPGAPL from the coding sequence GTGAGCTCTGTTTCTATTTTTTTTATTGGTTTAGCCTTTTGCCTTCTATTAATGTTGCTAACCTGGGTGTATGCTCAAAAAATGAATTATTACAGTCTTGTCGACGTCGTATGGTCCTATGGAATTGGTCTATTGACTGTAGTTTTTGCTATGACTGCAAATGGTACGCCTACCAAGAAATTGATAGCTGTGGTATTAGCATCATGTTGGTCCATACGATTAGGAACCCATCTAGCTATACGACTCAAGTCTCATTTTCCGATTGAGGATTCCAGATATATCGGTTTGAAAAGCAAATGGGACAAGGCACAGTTTTTAATCTTCTTTCTCTTTCAAGGTCTGTCACAGGCTCTTTTTTCTCTCCCATTTCTTTTTCTCGTCCAAGATAAGGATCCATCCATTTCAAGTTTGACGGTGGTTGGGATTTTTTTGTTTGCTGCTGGTTTTATTGGCGAATCCGTTGCTGACAAGCAGCTTCATGCTTTCAGGATGAGTCCCGAAAATAAGGGTAAAGTTTGTGATAAGGGTCTATGGAAGTACTCAAGACATCCGAACTATTTTTTTGAGTGGATCATTTGGTGTGGGATTGCTATCGCGGCAGTACCTTCTCCAAATGGATATTTCGCTATTCTCAGTCCAGTGGTGATGTATTTAACTCTCAATTTTTTGACTGGAGTTCCAGCCACAGAAGTCCAATTGCTAAAGTCTAAAGGATCTCTATACATTGAATACCAAAGGAAGACCAATCGATTTTTTCCGGGAGCTCCACTATGA
- a CDS encoding FAD-dependent oxidoreductase, with protein MKVAIIGAGISGLAVALILNDKFEVHLFESDPRLGGHANTVNVQDNESGNVAVDTGFLVYNTLTYPHFTKFLDYLGVESVESDMTLSIQTKDGIEWGGENLKTIFAQRRNLFRPSFLRMLLDIVRFNRNAGENLRLSIKNNWTLGELVDFLKCNESFKNHYLLPMTGAIWSMSYENALKFPAETFLTFCINHRLLQINDRPIWRTIKGGSINYVNRVFDKLERVHLGTKVTAIRKKPNSIGVLTPNSEIDFDKVILATHAPTSKKIIQNDFPELAKEIACFDVTTNQVVLHGDRSVMPKTELCWSAWNVLAQGKANSNEEISLTYYINKLQPLNSKKNYFVTLNGKNDFASTHLKLHYDHPQFNFQAIEAQKRLPDIQGTEGIFFAGAWTRYGFHEDGILSAVNVAKLMGVVPPWI; from the coding sequence ATGAAAGTTGCTATCATTGGCGCTGGAATCAGCGGCTTAGCTGTGGCATTGATTCTAAACGACAAATTTGAGGTTCATCTTTTTGAATCAGACCCAAGATTGGGTGGGCATGCAAACACCGTAAATGTTCAAGACAATGAAAGTGGAAATGTGGCAGTGGATACAGGTTTTTTAGTTTACAATACTCTGACTTATCCACACTTCACAAAATTCTTAGATTATCTGGGTGTTGAGTCAGTCGAATCCGACATGACATTATCCATTCAAACGAAAGATGGTATTGAGTGGGGAGGAGAAAACCTTAAAACCATTTTCGCTCAAAGACGTAATTTATTTCGTCCTTCTTTTCTTAGAATGCTTTTAGATATAGTTCGTTTTAATAGAAACGCCGGAGAGAATCTTCGGTTAAGTATTAAAAATAACTGGACTCTCGGTGAACTTGTTGATTTTTTGAAATGCAATGAATCTTTTAAGAATCACTATCTTCTGCCTATGACGGGCGCCATTTGGTCGATGTCGTATGAAAACGCCCTCAAATTTCCTGCTGAAACATTTCTGACATTTTGTATAAATCATCGGCTTTTGCAGATCAACGATCGACCCATTTGGCGAACTATTAAAGGCGGCTCAATTAACTATGTGAACCGTGTTTTTGATAAGCTCGAGCGTGTCCATCTAGGAACAAAGGTCACAGCCATACGAAAGAAGCCCAACAGTATTGGGGTCCTCACTCCAAACTCAGAAATTGATTTTGATAAAGTTATACTTGCTACACACGCACCTACATCAAAAAAAATCATTCAGAACGATTTTCCAGAGCTTGCTAAAGAAATCGCCTGCTTTGATGTAACAACGAATCAGGTTGTTTTGCATGGAGATAGGTCAGTTATGCCAAAAACCGAATTGTGTTGGTCAGCATGGAATGTTTTGGCCCAAGGGAAAGCAAATAGTAACGAAGAAATTTCCCTTACTTATTATATCAACAAGCTTCAGCCCTTGAATTCAAAGAAGAATTACTTTGTAACTTTGAATGGCAAAAATGATTTCGCAAGCACGCATCTAAAATTGCATTACGATCATCCTCAATTTAATTTTCAAGCCATAGAGGCTCAAAAACGTCTTCCCGATATTCAAGGGACAGAAGGAATTTTCTTTGCGGGAGCATGGACTCGTTATGGATTTCATGAAGACGGAATACTGAGCGCGGTAAATGTTGCAAAGTTAATGGGAGTTGTACCCCCATGGATTTAA
- a CDS encoding DUF1365 domain-containing protein, translated as MDLKDQNTVLIGEGFVWHSRPPVHKSENSFIGRIRKKIKSPYSFTYPIFNLLVPVHNEKVLKSLEKGFFLSLKPKDYLNSKEASLKEKILEFIAKELNYTCDQIWLQTLPRMFGYVFNPVSFWYCYSGGKLDSVLCEVNNTFGDKHFYFIKGVNSTGPKIHQTIKKFHVSPFLDIEGHYKFKFTESEKENEVSIQLFNKSELKINTKIKLKYQPFEKYSSLYVLRKYGWLTLMVILRIHLQALILWLRGADFFKRPSPPKEKITYEFTEHKQSSSI; from the coding sequence ATGGATTTAAAAGATCAAAATACGGTATTAATTGGGGAAGGATTTGTTTGGCATTCTAGGCCTCCTGTTCATAAAAGCGAAAATAGTTTTATAGGAAGAATCAGAAAAAAAATTAAGTCACCTTATAGTTTTACATACCCGATATTTAACCTTCTTGTTCCAGTTCACAACGAAAAGGTTTTAAAAAGTTTAGAAAAAGGATTTTTTCTTTCTCTAAAACCTAAAGATTATTTAAATTCTAAAGAAGCTAGTTTAAAAGAAAAAATTTTAGAATTTATAGCTAAGGAGCTCAATTATACTTGTGATCAGATTTGGCTTCAGACATTGCCGAGAATGTTCGGATATGTATTTAATCCAGTTAGTTTTTGGTACTGTTACAGTGGCGGAAAATTAGACTCGGTTTTATGTGAAGTTAACAATACTTTTGGTGACAAGCACTTCTATTTTATAAAAGGCGTTAATTCAACCGGTCCCAAGATACACCAGACAATTAAAAAATTTCATGTGTCACCCTTTCTTGACATTGAGGGACACTATAAATTTAAATTTACTGAATCTGAAAAAGAAAACGAAGTAAGTATTCAGCTCTTTAATAAATCAGAATTGAAAATCAATACTAAAATCAAATTGAAATACCAGCCTTTTGAAAAATATTCGTCACTTTACGTTCTAAGGAAATACGGATGGCTGACTCTAATGGTAATTCTTAGGATTCATTTGCAAGCCCTTATTTTGTGGTTGAGGGGTGCAGATTTTTTTAAAAGACCATCACCACCCAAGGAGAAAATTACTTATGAATTTACAGAACATAAACAATCAAGTTCTATTTAA